Proteins found in one Leptospira terpstrae serovar Hualin str. LT 11-33 = ATCC 700639 genomic segment:
- a CDS encoding ATP-dependent Clp protease adaptor ClpS — translation MTGAGASQPSILEETEVRPRLSDGPWKVVLWDDDFHTYEYVIEMLIDVCQMPWEKAFQHAVEVDTKKKTIVFSGELEHAEFVHERILNYGPDPRMSSSKGSMTATLEQ, via the coding sequence CCATCCATCTTAGAAGAAACAGAAGTGAGGCCACGTCTTAGTGACGGGCCTTGGAAGGTTGTACTTTGGGATGATGACTTTCACACATACGAGTATGTAATTGAAATGTTAATCGACGTATGCCAAATGCCTTGGGAAAAAGCCTTCCAACATGCGGTAGAAGTGGACACAAAAAAGAAAACCATCGTATTCTCAGGAGAATTGGAACACGCGGAATTTGTCCACGAACGGATCTTAAACTATGGTCCCGATCCAAGAATGAGTTCTTCGAAAGGATCTATGACTGCCACTCTAGAGCAGTAA
- a CDS encoding glycogen-binding domain-containing protein — protein MKSKSIRIALFLLFFTGIGIFAEDGMDWIGSFSSKELEMSDETEDQDTVYYLWQLESLKKNIAPRYIRYLDVESYVSSGKLINRGILFTYNGLRDESVEICGSFNNWECSDMKRNQYGIYYTVIEPTQITDTYEEDPVYEYKFRVNGLLTYDPENFDKLEDGSGSYYSRFILDGKDTDRQTKTMVLEDSANEERDLRTVKFQIYLPNAEVVRVVGSFNDWNPEHDFLKKDRKGVFTLEKKLLPGEYHYQFIVDGDYMLDTYNPTTHIKVDTNESVSSLLVPERNYALERKM, from the coding sequence ATGAAATCGAAATCCATCCGTATCGCCCTATTTTTACTCTTTTTCACAGGAATCGGAATCTTTGCCGAGGATGGAATGGATTGGATCGGAAGTTTTTCCTCAAAAGAACTAGAGATGTCCGATGAAACAGAAGACCAAGATACGGTCTATTACCTCTGGCAACTGGAAAGTCTCAAAAAAAATATTGCTCCACGTTACATTCGTTATCTCGATGTGGAATCTTATGTTTCCTCAGGCAAATTGATAAATAGAGGGATTCTTTTTACTTACAATGGACTTAGAGATGAATCGGTGGAAATCTGTGGAAGTTTCAACAATTGGGAATGTTCTGATATGAAACGTAACCAATATGGAATTTATTATACAGTCATAGAACCAACCCAAATCACAGACACTTACGAAGAAGATCCAGTTTACGAGTACAAGTTCCGTGTGAATGGACTCCTCACATATGACCCAGAAAACTTTGATAAGTTGGAAGATGGTTCTGGATCTTACTACTCTCGTTTTATTTTAGATGGAAAAGATACGGACCGCCAAACAAAAACTATGGTGCTCGAAGATTCTGCAAATGAAGAAAGAGATTTACGAACCGTTAAATTTCAAATCTATTTACCGAATGCCGAAGTGGTTCGAGTGGTGGGAAGTTTTAATGATTGGAACCCAGAACACGATTTTTTGAAAAAAGATAGAAAGGGAGTTTTTACTCTCGAAAAGAAATTACTCCCAGGAGAATACCATTACCAATTCATTGTGGATGGTGATTATATGTTGGATACTTACAATCCTACAACCCATATCAAAGTGGATACCAATGAATCAGTATCTTCTTTACTCGTACCAGAAAGAAACTATGCTTTAGAACGAAAGATGTAA